From the Bacillus sp. FJAT-22090 genome, the window GTATCATCTATTTTTAATAATGGTTCTTCTAAAATTTCAAGAGTTTTTTCTGATGTAACATCTATCGACTCTTCCTTTTTATCATTTGCGTTCTCTACGACAAACTCATCTGTTTCCTCAAGAGAATATACATCTCCAGTAACTGCGTTCATCTCCACCACATACACAGAACCGCTTTTTGTAATTAAAGCCTTGTAAACATCTTGTTTCATCGTTACACCCGCAACTTCTGCATCAAACATTCGCTCAAGATGGGAGCGGGCTTCATTTTCAGATATCGACTGTTTATTATTTTCGTTGATTACTAGTAAAACTACGATTCCACCAGCGACTAATATTGCACTAAAAACAGGTACGAATCCTTTTCTTTTGAAAAATTTCACTCACACTTCCCCCCTCAAACCATCATACTTCACGAACATTAGAATTCGATGAGAATTTGGCTTTTCGGAATAAAAATATGAATTGTTGTTCCAAATCCTACTACGCTCTCAATTGTTAGCTCCGCAGAAATTCTTGTAGCAATATCTTTTGCAATTGCCATTCCCAGACCAGTTCCACCTGTTTTTCTATTTCTATCTTCATCTACTCGGTAAAAACGGTCATATATACGTTCTAAATCTTTTTTAGGAATTCCATTTCCGTAGTCCATAATAGAAATAATGGTTCCTTCTTCATTTTCGGTAATAATCGTTTTAATTTCTTTTTCACTATATTTTCGAGCGTTATCTAAAATAATGAAAAGCAGCTGTCTTAATTGTTCTAGATCGGTGTTTGCATAGATGGGACCTTCCCCTTTTAACAAAAACTTCCGATTATATGCAGTACGCATAGAATGCAATGTAGTTTCAACCAATTCAAACACATCAACCGTTTCAAAGTTGCGTACGGATTGCTCATTGCTCTTTGCAAGTAAAAGCATTTGAGAAATCATTTCTTTCATTCTACTCGTCTCATTAATAATTGCTTGAACGGATTCGTTGGCAATTTCTGTGTTATTAAAGCCATGTCGAGAGAGCAATTTCGCATAGCTCTCAATAACTGTCAATGGCGTTTTCAATTCATGAGAAGCATCTGAAACAAATTGTTCCTGTTTGTTATAATTTTGTTCCAACTGCTCCATCATTTCGTTAAATGCAATGCCCATTTGCGTCATTTCATCCTTACCATTTGGTGGAACAATAATTTTTTCGTACTTTCCAGAAAGTCGACTTTGAGACATTGTATTTATTAACTTTTCGATTGGATTTGTTATAATTTTCCCAAGAGTAATACTGGAAATGGTCATTAGAAGCATACCTGTTAACGTAACGCCAAGTAATATTAGTCTTAAAAATTCTAAGTTATTATCAACGTCATCTAACAGTTTCAATGTCTGTACTTCATTTACTTTTCCATCAACCCAAATTACTGGTTTACTTATAGTAAGAACAAGTGTCCCTTTAAAAGTTCCTATCGAGTATCGTTCCCCCGCTTCAAACTCCGGCACATAGTTATTTACATCATCCAGCGTTTGTACAAATAATTTCATTTCACCATCATTATTTTTCACACTTATAGCACCTTTTACAGGAATAAAAGCACGCAATATGGTGGCAGCATCATCTTCTTTTTCCATCTTACTTAGTGCAGTAATCAATTCGTCTGCGTCCGAATTTAGTTGCTTATATTCAGTATCATATGCCATTTTTTCAAATATAAAATAGATTCCTATATTCATTAAAGTTAAAATTACTAATGTTAAAAACGTGGAAAATAGGTGAATTTTTGTTTTAAGCTTCATGCTTAGACTCCTTCAAAACATAACCAACCCCACGAATAGTTTGAATTAGAGAGGACTTCTGATTCTCTTCGATTTTTTTTCGAACATATCTTATGTATACATCAACTACATTTGTATCTCCATAGTAATCAAAGCCCCATACCGCATCTAATAGCTGTTCCCTCGTTAACACTTGGTTAGGGTGTTTCATCATATAGAGCAATAGATCATATTCTCGAGGTGTTAAATTAATAGATTGCCCATTTCTAGTAATCTCTCTCGTATGTTCATTTAATATCAGTGACTCAAATATATGTATGTTTTCGTCCTTCAAAGGGAGAACAGGTGCAGTTTTAGAAAAGCGAATAGCAGAACGAACGCGAGCTAGCAGTTCCTCTATCTCGAAAGGCTTCGTCACGTAATCATTCGCACCCAGATCAAGACCCGTCACCTTATCCTCTATATCACTTTTAGCAGTGAGGAGAATCACAGGTGTATCCGATTCTGTCGCTCGTATTCTTCTAAGAACATCGAGTCCCTTCAATCCTGGCAGCATCAAATCAAGCAGAATCAGATTCCACGCTTTCTCTCGATATTTTATTAACCCATCAGTACCGGTGTAAGCTATTTCTACCGCGTAGCCTTCGAATTCTAGCTCTAATTGCAAAACACGTGCAATATTCTCTTCATCTTCAATTATCAATATCTGCTCCTTCATTGCTTTGCCTCCCCCACTTTTCTTCCATTTTATCACATAACACGCTTCTCCGGTCATCCTACAATAAGGATGCACAATGAGGAGAATGTGTGTTACAGGAGTGTTACTGGTGCCAGGCACTAGTAACACCTATGTAACAAAAGTACTTTTTTCAACAAGGTTTTAAAATTTTATTTTGGATGTTTAATTATTAGCAAAAATTCATTCTTGGATAATTAACTCTATCAAAATTAAATTGTCGCCGAAAGATGCAAATTATGACAATTGTTCTAATTTTAGTTTTGTTATATGGTGTAGGAAACTTAAGGAGGGTGTTATCCAATGGGCAGAATGAGAAGAATTTGGCAGCCAGAGATTTATTATCATGTGACGATGAGAGGGAACAACCGTCAAAATATATTTTTGAATGATGGGGATTTTGCTCTTTTTTTCCGTGCACTTGATTACACTTATGCTAAATATCCTTTTACAATTATTGCGTATTGCTTAATGAACAATCACTATCATTTATTGATTCGGTCTCCAGTCGAGCCGTTGTCCAATGTCATGGCTATATTGAATAAAAGGTACTCGGAATTTTATAAAAGAAAATACAATTATTTTGGGCAACTCTATGAAACGCGTTACTATGCAAGTATGGTATCGGACCCAATTAGTCTATTAAATGTAAGTAGCTATATTCACCAAAATCCACTAAATACAACAAGAGAGCTAGTAGGAAAAATGGAAGACTACAATTATAGTTCATATAAATACTATTATCATCAAATAAAATCGGCACACCCTTTTTTAGATACTGACTTACTTCCTTCATTAATAGCATCTTATCCTGAAATACAACCTCCAGATTACTGTACTTATTGTGAGAATTTTAGAATTCATTTAGAAGAAAAAAATCCCCTCTTCATCAACTAATGCTGACTTAAGAGAGGATGTTTAGTTACGCAATAATTTCAGTTTCTTCTACTACAGACAGTAGAGGATTGTTAGCATTACATGCTTGCACGAAAGCTGTGAAAATCGGACGAATCGAGGCTACTTGGCCCTCCATCATTTCAGGATGCCATTGTACAGCAACTACAAAGCGAGAATCTTCCCATTCTATCCCCTCGACAATTCCATCAGGAGCAGTCATCGTTGTTTTAAATCCTTTACCTAATTCTTTCACTGCCTGATGGTGAAAGCTATTAACACCAATTTCTTCAACTTGGTAAATATCGAAAAGCATAGATTCTTTTTCAATTTTCACCGGATGAAAGGCATGATGTCTCACGGCTTTAGGTACAGAGTGATTAATTCCTTCTGGTTTTTGAGATGACAAATCCTGATACAGAGTTCCTCCTGTTGCAACTGTTAATAATTGCATCCCTCGGCAGATTCCTAGAACAGGCAATGTCGTTTCAAATAAAACCTTTTGAGCAAGCCTCACTTCATGAATATCACGTTTCGGCTCAATCATTCCTAATCCGAAGAGTGGATATTCCCCATAAAAGTTTGGATCTATATCTGATCCACCTGAGAATAATACACCATCCAATTTTTCTAAAAGTGGAGTTAACGTTTCAATATCCTCTGTTATAGGCAATATAACGGGTATTCCACCAGCGCGTTCAATTGCAACGATATAGTCATCCGCAAGTAATTGCCATTCTTGATGTTTAGCACCAATACCTGCTTCCAACCCTGCTGTATCATTTGATAAATAGTTAGCACAAATACCTATAAGTGGTTTCATTTTTATTCCTCCGCCCAATGCACTTACAAAAAGCTTGTTTATTTTATGCGTTTAATTCTACTACCCAACCAAATGGATCTTCCATACTTCCTTTTTGAATAGCAGTTAATGAATCATAAAGTTTTTTAGATAGTTCCCCAGTTTCGCCGTTATTTACATAAAACAGCTCGCCTTTCCAACGAAGTTCACCAATTGGAGAAATTACCGCCGCAGTTCCTGTTCCAAACGCTTCATCTAATTTACCATTAAGGTATGCTTCTCGAATTTCTTCCATTGAAACTCGACGTTCAGTTACTGGAACACCCCAATGTTTTAACAACTGGATAATCGATTTTCGCGTGATTCCATCTAAAATACTACCGTTTAAAGCAGGTGTTACGACTTCTCCATTAATTTTGAAGAACACATTCATGCTTCCTACTTCTTCTATATATTTTCGTTCAATTCCATCTAACCAAAGAACTTGAGAATATCCCTCGCGATCTGCGACTTCTTGTGCTTTTAAACTAGATGCATAGTTTCCTGCAGTTTTCGCAGTTCCAGTTCCTCCTGCAACAGCTCGAACATATTCACTTTCTACTAAAATCTTAACAGGGTGAATCCCCTCTTTATAATAAGAACCTACAGGTGACATGATAATGATGAAGCTATATGTTAGTGCAGCTGATACACCTAAATGAGGCTCTGTTGCAATCATAAAAGGTCGAATGTATAAGGAAGTCCCTGGCTCATTTGGAATCCATTCTTTATCTATCTCAATTAATTGCTTTAACGCTTCAATTGCATCTTCTTCATTAATTTTAGGCATGCTTAGTCTTTCACATGAGTGATTCATTCGTTTCATATTCTCTTCCGGACGGAATAAACGAATAATACCATCTTTTGATAAATAAGCTTTCATGCCTTCAAAAACAGTTTGACCATAATGCAAAATAGTTGCAGATGGATCTAAAGTTAATGGCTGATAAGGGATAATTCGATGATCATGCCAGCCTACTCCTTCCGTATAATCTGCGATAAACATATGATCAGTAAAGGTTCTACCGAAAAGAAGCTGATCCGCTGGCAACTTTTCTTTCGTGTTCTCATTTAGTGTAATTTGAATTTTTAGATTACTCATGACGTACTTTTCCCCTATCAATTATAAAATTAGTAAATTGCAACTTCTTTCGGTGTGCAATATATTATATGCAATTATACTACTTTTACGAAAATTAGAAATACCTTTTCTTCATTATTTTCAAAAAAATCTTTTAATCTATTGACTATTTGTATCCCTAGTCTTTTGATACTGATAGAAATCTCATATATTTGTAACAATTTCCTAGATATTGCCGATATATTTGGTATGTATACTTACTACCAAATAGATAGGAGGCATCATTTTGCATAAGTTTTTACCATACATATTAACTATTTTTATTTTATTACTTACATGCATGTCATTACCTTCTTTAGCAAATGCATCTACCCTCGTGGATGGACATTTTGTCGATGCGACTTATGAAGAGGTTGTTTTAGAGGATAAAACAATCGAAAAGAAGTTAACGAAAGTTACTTTAATCAACGACACAGGTAAAACGATTACCTTAAATATCGATAAGTATACACCTCTATTTATCAATTCTACTTCTACAACAATGGACGCTTTTAAAGAAGGTATGTGGGTCCAAGCGACTGTTGAATTACGAAAAGTGAAAGAACTCAGAGGCTTTGCTGATATTCCTCAAGGTGAATCTAATGCGATAGGTGAGTTTCTGACAGGTACCGTTAATGAAATTGATAGAAACGGAAAATTTATTGCGATTAATTTAAAGAACAAGCAAACGAAGCGATTTTATTTGGACCAACACACACAAGTATTTAAAGACACGAAACTTGTTGATTTGAGCGTTCTCTTTGAAGGAGATCGTGTAAAATTAAACCTCTCTGATTATGATGCAGATACACTTTCATCAATCGAAGTAATAGTGGAAGGCATTCAAGTAGAGAATCTTTATAAAGGAACAATTCAACAAATTGATGCGAATCAGAAAAAACTAGTTGTGAAAGAGGAAAAGGTATTTAAAAACTGGAACTGGCAATCTTCAAATATCGCTAATCCTAAAGCAATCTCATCTCGATCTTTTACTGCAAAAACTCCTATATTTGTTGGTAATAAAAAAATAGATCCTTCTCAACTTCGTTACTATGTAAACAATGAAGTTTATTATGTAACAATTAGCCAATTCGGCAAAGAAGTAGTCCAAAAAATAATTATTAAACAATCGAATGAGCGTACAATTCATGAAAACTTATATTCTGTTGATACCGCTTCACAAAAAATTAGACTATCCAGTACTGGAAACATTCCATACCACAACGGGACAATTATCATTCGCAATGGACGTTTAGTGGACGCAAGTGCATTGACCCAAAGCGGTAATGCATATGTAATAACAAACGGTGTTACGTCTCATCAATATGCAAATATTATTCATATGACAAATGATGGCTTCCAAAGCCCTAGCTTGTCCAATCATGAAATTTACTTCGGACAAATTAATAATGTTGGATTAAATAAGTTACTTCTAACTAATGTAAACAAGTTGTCTAATAATTATTGGTACTCAACTTCTTTAACTAATCTGAATTTCAGTACTGATACGATAGTCGTGGAAGACTATAATAGTGCAACGAAAGATTTTACAAATAGCACAAGTAAGTATGCTTATTTCTATGTAAAAGATAATCATGTAATCGCAGCTCATATAATAGGAAGTGGAAGTCCGGCATCATTTGTTTCTGTTGGGCGTTACGAGGTAAATTACTACTCTTATTACAACTATATCGACTTGATTGACGTAAGCCAATGGAACAATGGAAACTGGACAAATGTGAATCCACTTTATAATTTAGACATTAGCCAAACTACCTTCATTAAAGAAGGAAAAGTTATCTCAGCTAGCGATATAAAAGTAAACAATAGATTATATATTCTTCACGACTCATACTTGAAAGCTCGAATAATTTTAGTCGATTAAGGGATGATAGGACATGTTTTAGAATTTTAAATCATGTCCTTCGTTTCATAAACTACTCGAAAAGAGGTAAGGAATTAAACAATGAAAAAATTTACTTTCAATCTACTAGCCTTATTGTTATTACTAACTATGTTAACCCCTTCTGCAAGCGCAAAAGCACCTGACTTTAACGGTGGCGTGCTTGATGAATATGAATATGAAGAGGTATTTTTCTTAGGAAATTCTCCTGTTACTTTTTCCGGAAAAGCGACAGTTACCGAAAAAGAAAATAAAAACCAATTAACTTCTACATATAAATTTACATTATCAAATATTTATGGAGACAAATTAACACGTAGCGTTGTATATGTTTCCGATTTAAAAAGCTATGAAACAAAAGGGCAAACTACTTCGAATACGAAAGTAAAAAGTTATTCAGAAAAAGTTACGATGAACGATTCGAACAAAACAACATTTACCTTGGATGATTATCAATTTTCCCAAGGGTCTGTCATTGATAATCGACCAGCAACAGATTATTATTCAGGAAATGTAATTGCTCGTAAGATTTATATAAGAACTGCTAAAGTCGGTAAAATAACGGAGAAAAAAGAAGTAACTGTATATATGAGCGGTCGTGATGTTGGGTATAAAAATTTCTGGGGGTCTACTGATACTCAATTTATTGACTATGAAATCGTTACTCCTGAGGGAACCTCATTTGTTACTAGCAAAGTTTCTGATAGTAAATCAAGAGTACTAGAGTACGAACCACATACCCCTTCTCTTTCAAGCTTTGTGGGTGGACATTCCGTAATTAGCTCTTCTAATATGGTCTCAGAATACACGTTTAATATGCCTTATCGCTATTCTGGTCCAACTACAGGGACAATCTATTTAAATAAAGAAAAAACACCAAAAGTAGAGCGTTTAATTGTTCCGAAATTTCGCGACATCGCAAAACATTGGTCAAAACCAAACATTGAAAAACTTTATTCATTGGGTATCTTCGACGAATCAAGTAACTTCTTTTCTCCAGATGCAGCAATGAAAAAAGACCAATTTACAGTGAGCGTTGCAAAAGCTGTAGATTTGCGTGTATTAGAAGAAAAGCCAACAAAGAAAAACACAGTTAAAAAAGCTTTATTTGAAGACCTTGACCCAAAAGATCCTAACTATGTATATATCGAAAGCGCATTAAACAATGGAATTGTAAGCACTGTAAACGCTAAGAAATTCGGTGCGAAGAACTCCATCACTCGAGCTGAAGCCGTTACTATCATAGTTCGCTCACTTGGCCTAGAGGGTCGTGCACCTAGCCCAGGATATAAAACAAACTTTATCGATGATCATAAGATACCGAAAGAAGCAAAAGACAGCATCTATGTAGCAAGTGAATTAGGTCTAATCGACCCTGATAGAAAAAATCGCATTAACGCAAATGAAGTATTAACTAGAGGTAAAGCATCCCAACTTTTAGTACGTTATTTAAACTTCTTAGAATCTGACTTAAAACAAAATTATCGCGATGACATGCTATATTTCGACTAAAAAACAAAAAAATCCTCTCCAAAACCTTAATAGGTTGGAGGGGATTTTTGTTTCAGAATTGTTACTGGTGCCAGGCACTCGTAACAATTTTGTCATTCTTCAGACAAATATTAACCAAAGAATCATAGTTACTATTATTGTAGTGATTCCTTGCAGTAAGGTAGCCATTGTTTGTGCTTTGTATGCATCCGTTACTTTCATTCCACTAAATTGTGTTACTACCCAGAAGTAACTGTCGTTTACATGGCTTACCGTCATTGCACCAGCTCCAATGGCCATTACTACTAGGGCTAGTGGAAGAGCTCCTTCAATTCCTAATGTAGGAAGCATTGGCGCTATTAAGGATGATGTTATAACAAGCGCAGCGGTGGATGAGCCTTGAGCTGTTTTTAGTGCTGCTGCAATAAAGAATGGAACTAATAAGAATAATGCACCATTTGCCAGAGCCCCTAAATCCATTTGTTGTAATTGATCAGCAACACCAGAATTTTTAATTACTGTTCCGAACGATCCACCTGCACCAGTGATTAATAAAATAGGTGCCGCTTCTTTTAGACTCTCGCCAATCCATCCAGATAAAGTTGTTTCACTGATTTCAGGAAGTAATAAAAATGCCGCCAACACTCCGAATAATAATGCAACTGTTGGAGCTCCTAAAAACTGAAGAAAATGTGTGAATCCTGAGTCACTGCCGGTTAGTGCAGCTACTGAACCGATCCCTATTAATATAATTGGTAACACGATAGGTAGAAACGATTTAAATGTAGAAGGCATCTTGCCAAAGGATTTAATTACCTCTTCATAATCCAGTGCTTCTTCATGATCCGCTTCTACTTCAATTTTAGATCCTACTCTTATTGCCCAAAAATAACCTACAATTACTGCTGGTATAGCTACTAATAAACCAACTAAAATGATAGTTCCTAAATAATCAGAAGCTCCAATGTTTCCTGCAGCTGCTATCGGTCCAGGAGTTGGTGGAACCAGTGTATGAGTCGCAAATAAACCTGTTGAAAGTGCGATCGCCATCGATGCAACCTTTACTTTTGCACGTTTTGCCAAAGACTTTTTTAAGCTAGAGAGAATAATAAAACCAGAATCACAAAATACCGGAATAGAAACGATATAACCGATAATTGACATTGCTAGCTGTGGACGCTTCTCTCCTAAAATACGAAGCACCACTTCTGCCATACGATAAGCTGCACCTGACTTCTCTAAAATAACCCCTATGATTGTCCCTGCAACAATTACAATACCAATGCTCGTCATCAATCCGCCGAATCCGGTATTTACATTTTCGACTACAGTCAGTAGCGGCATTCCAGAAGCGATTCCTACGAAAAACGCACTCATCAATAAAGCTAAAAATGGATGAAGCTTGAAAACCGCAGTTGCTACTACAACCAATACAACACCAAGTAAAATCACTAAAAATAACATTCTTACACCCCTTTTTTATTTTTCTAAAATGGATTGCATCATTTCTTTTGTTCTCAATCGTAAATAGTGAGCAGCATTACAAATGGATTCTTCTTGTGAAATAGTGCCATCTGCTACACTTGAGAGTTTATAAAAATAAGAACTTAATGCTGAAACGCTTGCTTGTTCAATAAAACCGGAAAGCAAGATTACTGGAATACCCTTTGTCTTAGCGGCATTCGCGATTCCAATTGGTGCCTTGCCTGAAAGCGTTTGAAGATCAGATTTCCCCTCCCCAGTAATGATAAAATCTGCTCCATCAATTTGTTGATAAAAATCTATTGCTTCCATGACTACTTCAATACCTGGTTTTAATTCAACTGGGAAAAATGCTATAAAAGCACCTCCCAATCCTCCAGCTGCACCAGCTCCCTGCTGCTTATGTAGAGAAATTCCCGTTAAATCTTCAATTCTATTTGCTAGATTTAATAAATTCTCATCAAGCTTTTCCACTAAATTAGGTGTAACACCTTTTTGAGGACCGAAAATAGCAGTCGCTCCATTAGGACCAACTAGCGGATTATCCACGTCGCAAGCAAGTATAAAATGCGAATTCTGAATACGCTTATCAAAATTAGTAGCATCTATTTCAACTAAATCTCTTAGTCCGTCAGCTCCTGGCTTGATTTCTGATCCATCTTTATTCAGAAATCTCATTCCTAGCGCTTGAAGCATGCCAGTTCCACCGTCGTTTGTTGCACTTCCACCTAGACCAACAACAAATTTTCGAAATCCATTATCTAGTGCATGTAATATTAATTCACCAGTGCCGAATGTGGAAGCAATGAGAGGATTTTTTTCATGTTCCTTTAAAAGCGTTAAGCCGGAAGCTCTAGCCATTTCAATCACACAAGTTTCTCCATCTCCCAGAACACCGTATTCTACTTGAACAAGACGACCTATTGGATCGTGTACTTCCACATGAACGGTTTTTCCATTTGTTGCGATAATTAGCGGCTCTAATGTGCCTTCTCCACCGTCTGCAACAGGTAGTAATACAGTTTCAATAGTTGAATCAATTTCTTTTATTCCTTCCGCTATTTCAAAAGCAGCCTGCGTTGCTGTTAAGGAACCTTTGAAAGAATCAGGACTCACAATTACTTTCACGTAAACACCTCCTTTAATTTAAGCGCTTACATAAAATTATAGTGTTCAATTTCAAGTTTTACATTATACTTAAAGTATAAATTTACTGTACTATAACAATTAAAAATTTATACATCTCGGAGGTTCTATGATTACTAAACAGCTTGCAAATCAAATAGTTGAGCAAACGATGCTTCGACTACATAGAAATATTAATGTCATGCAAACAAATGGAATCATCCTTGCTTCAGGGGATGAATTACGTGTAGATAGTATTCATGAGGGAGCTGTAATAGTTGCTGAAACGAAGAAGGTACTGTGGATAACGGAAGAGAACAAACACTTATTTCCAAAAACAAAGCCAGGAATTAATTTGCCTATATTTTTTCAGAATGAACTAGT encodes:
- a CDS encoding transposase, translated to MGRMRRIWQPEIYYHVTMRGNNRQNIFLNDGDFALFFRALDYTYAKYPFTIIAYCLMNNHYHLLIRSPVEPLSNVMAILNKRYSEFYKRKYNYFGQLYETRYYASMVSDPISLLNVSSYIHQNPLNTTRELVGKMEDYNYSSYKYYYHQIKSAHPFLDTDLLPSLIASYPEIQPPDYCTYCENFRIHLEEKNPLFIN
- a CDS encoding response regulator transcription factor, with the translated sequence MKEQILIIEDEENIARVLQLELEFEGYAVEIAYTGTDGLIKYREKAWNLILLDLMLPGLKGLDVLRRIRATESDTPVILLTAKSDIEDKVTGLDLGANDYVTKPFEIEELLARVRSAIRFSKTAPVLPLKDENIHIFESLILNEHTREITRNGQSINLTPREYDLLLYMMKHPNQVLTREQLLDAVWGFDYYGDTNVVDVYIRYVRKKIEENQKSSLIQTIRGVGYVLKESKHEA
- a CDS encoding sensor histidine kinase — encoded protein: MKLKTKIHLFSTFLTLVILTLMNIGIYFIFEKMAYDTEYKQLNSDADELITALSKMEKEDDAATILRAFIPVKGAISVKNNDGEMKLFVQTLDDVNNYVPEFEAGERYSIGTFKGTLVLTISKPVIWVDGKVNEVQTLKLLDDVDNNLEFLRLILLGVTLTGMLLMTISSITLGKIITNPIEKLINTMSQSRLSGKYEKIIVPPNGKDEMTQMGIAFNEMMEQLEQNYNKQEQFVSDASHELKTPLTVIESYAKLLSRHGFNNTEIANESVQAIINETSRMKEMISQMLLLAKSNEQSVRNFETVDVFELVETTLHSMRTAYNRKFLLKGEGPIYANTDLEQLRQLLFIILDNARKYSEKEIKTIITENEEGTIISIMDYGNGIPKKDLERIYDRFYRVDEDRNRKTGGTGLGMAIAKDIATRISAELTIESVVGFGTTIHIFIPKSQILIEF
- a CDS encoding glycerate kinase; translated protein: MKVIVSPDSFKGSLTATQAAFEIAEGIKEIDSTIETVLLPVADGGEGTLEPLIIATNGKTVHVEVHDPIGRLVQVEYGVLGDGETCVIEMARASGLTLLKEHEKNPLIASTFGTGELILHALDNGFRKFVVGLGGSATNDGGTGMLQALGMRFLNKDGSEIKPGADGLRDLVEIDATNFDKRIQNSHFILACDVDNPLVGPNGATAIFGPQKGVTPNLVEKLDENLLNLANRIEDLTGISLHKQQGAGAAGGLGGAFIAFFPVELKPGIEVVMEAIDFYQQIDGADFIITGEGKSDLQTLSGKAPIGIANAAKTKGIPVILLSGFIEQASVSALSSYFYKLSSVADGTISQEESICNAAHYLRLRTKEMMQSILEK
- a CDS encoding GntP family permease, which encodes MLFLVILLGVVLVVVATAVFKLHPFLALLMSAFFVGIASGMPLLTVVENVNTGFGGLMTSIGIVIVAGTIIGVILEKSGAAYRMAEVVLRILGEKRPQLAMSIIGYIVSIPVFCDSGFIILSSLKKSLAKRAKVKVASMAIALSTGLFATHTLVPPTPGPIAAAGNIGASDYLGTIILVGLLVAIPAVIVGYFWAIRVGSKIEVEADHEEALDYEEVIKSFGKMPSTFKSFLPIVLPIILIGIGSVAALTGSDSGFTHFLQFLGAPTVALLFGVLAAFLLLPEISETTLSGWIGESLKEAAPILLITGAGGSFGTVIKNSGVADQLQQMDLGALANGALFLLVPFFIAAALKTAQGSSTAALVITSSLIAPMLPTLGIEGALPLALVVMAIGAGAMTVSHVNDSYFWVVTQFSGMKVTDAYKAQTMATLLQGITTIIVTMILWLIFV
- a CDS encoding branched-chain amino acid aminotransferase is translated as MSNLKIQITLNENTKEKLPADQLLFGRTFTDHMFIADYTEGVGWHDHRIIPYQPLTLDPSATILHYGQTVFEGMKAYLSKDGIIRLFRPEENMKRMNHSCERLSMPKINEEDAIEALKQLIEIDKEWIPNEPGTSLYIRPFMIATEPHLGVSAALTYSFIIIMSPVGSYYKEGIHPVKILVESEYVRAVAGGTGTAKTAGNYASSLKAQEVADREGYSQVLWLDGIERKYIEEVGSMNVFFKINGEVVTPALNGSILDGITRKSIIQLLKHWGVPVTERRVSMEEIREAYLNGKLDEAFGTGTAAVISPIGELRWKGELFYVNNGETGELSKKLYDSLTAIQKGSMEDPFGWVVELNA
- a CDS encoding gamma-glutamyl-gamma-aminobutyrate hydrolase family protein translates to MKPLIGICANYLSNDTAGLEAGIGAKHQEWQLLADDYIVAIERAGGIPVILPITEDIETLTPLLEKLDGVLFSGGSDIDPNFYGEYPLFGLGMIEPKRDIHEVRLAQKVLFETTLPVLGICRGMQLLTVATGGTLYQDLSSQKPEGINHSVPKAVRHHAFHPVKIEKESMLFDIYQVEEIGVNSFHHQAVKELGKGFKTTMTAPDGIVEGIEWEDSRFVVAVQWHPEMMEGQVASIRPIFTAFVQACNANNPLLSVVEETEIIA
- a CDS encoding S-layer homology domain-containing protein, with translation MKKFTFNLLALLLLLTMLTPSASAKAPDFNGGVLDEYEYEEVFFLGNSPVTFSGKATVTEKENKNQLTSTYKFTLSNIYGDKLTRSVVYVSDLKSYETKGQTTSNTKVKSYSEKVTMNDSNKTTFTLDDYQFSQGSVIDNRPATDYYSGNVIARKIYIRTAKVGKITEKKEVTVYMSGRDVGYKNFWGSTDTQFIDYEIVTPEGTSFVTSKVSDSKSRVLEYEPHTPSLSSFVGGHSVISSSNMVSEYTFNMPYRYSGPTTGTIYLNKEKTPKVERLIVPKFRDIAKHWSKPNIEKLYSLGIFDESSNFFSPDAAMKKDQFTVSVAKAVDLRVLEEKPTKKNTVKKALFEDLDPKDPNYVYIESALNNGIVSTVNAKKFGAKNSITRAEAVTIIVRSLGLEGRAPSPGYKTNFIDDHKIPKEAKDSIYVASELGLIDPDRKNRINANEVLTRGKASQLLVRYLNFLESDLKQNYRDDMLYFD